The nucleotide window ACAGCAGAAACGGAAATTTGTAATAGCTCTGATACACCTGCGCCAGACTGCGGCCAGAAAACACTCCCAGGATACAGCCGACCAGCGCGCCGCTGACGGCGATCACCACAACAAACTTAAGATAGTGCAGGGTGATCTCAATATCCCGGTAACCAAAGGCTTTAAGCAGACCGATCGGGCTTCGTTCGGCCTGAATCATTCGGGAGATAACGATATTAAGGAGGAAAGCCGCCACCGCCAGAAATACCGGTGGTACCGTGCGACTGGAGACTCTCAGTCCATTGATCTCCTCCTCAATAAAGCGGTTTGAGATATGGTCTTCCAGCCCATAAGCGCCCAGCCCGCCGTAGGGTTGCAGCAGAGTATCGACCCGATTCAGGATCGCAGGCAACGAGCTGTCTACAGCGATCCCCAGCAGCAACTGATTAAAAGCGCCCTTCAGATCGTAAACCGCCGCCAGCGCCGACTGACTCATCCAGATCACCGCAAAGCGGGCGTCATTAGGGGCAAACTCCCCGGGTGGGGCAGAATAGAGAAATTCAGGAGCCTGAGCCAGACCGACAATCCGGAAGGTGCGGCGGGCACCATGCATCGTTGCGGACAGCGGATCGCCGGGATTCAAGCCATGGGCTTTGGCGAAATCCTGCAGCAGAATAATCTCATCCTCATGGGCGGGATCCGGCCTCCGCCCAGTGGTGAGATAAATATCATTCAGCCGCGCCTCCCCCTGATCCGGCAACGATACCGCCTGAGCACTCAGCGGCAATCGCTGACCCGGCAAATTGATCAGCGCACTGCCGGTTACCCGGCCAGCCACGACGGTGACACCCTCAATCTCCGCGGCTCTGGATAACAGTGACTGCGGTGCCCTCTGTAGTGGTGCAAACACCTGCGCCAAACGGTGGCGTTCATAATAAGCGGTGCGGGTATCTTCCAGTGACCGGACCAGCCCGTTCATCATCACCAACATCAGTACACCCACAGCGATCACCAGAGCAATCGCCACGGCCTGACCTTTCATCCGCCACAAGTCCCGCAACAGTTTGCGATCCAGCGGTGAAAGCCCGCTTAGCAACCGCCCGGTTCGCATCTGCATAACCTGATGTTCATACATTAACCCCGCTAACCTACCAGACCAGATCCTGAGCTAAACACTTTTCACTATTCAGTTCGATCTGCCGTATCTGTCCATCGGCAAAGTGGATCACCCGATCCGCCATGCCGGCAATCGTCGCTGCATGGGTGATAATCACCAGCGTCGTTCCCAGCGTCTGATTGACCTGCTGCAACACCTCCATCACCTGCCGGCCGCTGGTGCTGTCCAGGGCGCCGGTGGGTTCATCACAGAATAAAACCCGGGGCTGTTTTGCCACCGCCCGTGCGATAGCAACACGCTGCTGTTCACCACCGGAAAGCTGCGCCGGAAAATGATCGATCCGCTCACTCAGCCCCACCAGAGCCAGCGCCTCTTCCGCAGTCAGCGGGTTATCCGCGATCTCTGTGACCAGTTCGACATTTTCACGCGCAGTCAGGCTGGGCATCAGATTATAAAACTGGAAGACAAAGCCGATATGATCACGGCGATAGAGCGTCAGTGCGCGATCATCCATACGGCTCAGCTGGTGGTCAAAAAACCGCACCTCGCCTGCGGTTGGCTGATCCAGCCCGCCGAGAATATTCAGCAGCGTCGATTTACCACTGCCCGAGGCCCCCAATAAAACCACCAGCTCGCCCTCGGGAATCTGCAGGTCTACGCCCCTCAAGGCATGCACAGCGGCGCTGCCCTCACCATACACTTTGGTCAGGCCACTGGTGGAATAGGCG belongs to Amphritea atlantica and includes:
- a CDS encoding ABC transporter ATP-binding protein, with the protein product MDSDNPDIAYSTSGLTKVYGEGSAAVHALRGVDLQIPEGELVVLLGASGSGKSTLLNILGGLDQPTAGEVRFFDHQLSRMDDRALTLYRRDHIGFVFQFYNLMPSLTARENVELVTEIADNPLTAEEALALVGLSERIDHFPAQLSGGEQQRVAIARAVAKQPRVLFCDEPTGALDSTSGRQVMEVLQQVNQTLGTTLVIITHAATIAGMADRVIHFADGQIRQIELNSEKCLAQDLVW